Proteins from a genomic interval of Helicoverpa armigera isolate CAAS_96S chromosome 9, ASM3070526v1, whole genome shotgun sequence:
- the Arms gene encoding kinase D-interacting substrate of 220 kDa B isoform X2 — translation MSLHPQLPDASTSGDNEYVHIRCLIANIHKQKNVARPPSATPSLEMVLESPTSSDTEQSVTESERSEAVSTEDVMRTPPPRAKSNSIAGSMLAPPKMHKRRRPSFLHLQVGPGEHDGPHSAGVHLNVPRFTVTAPPGEQRRFSHGFPFPGFALRRHSNTSLHRSESMVSLACFRTLSQLVNSDNLAELQQYLANNKNVTIDDKDENGTTALMCASENGRVSAVRMLLAAGADAAAADADGWTPLAFAARGGHLSIAKELLDAGAKVDSRDCGGWTPLLWASYKGHEEIVALLLEKGADVHAHGNYNINSLVWAAGRKHSGVVQRLLAAGARPNSCDKYATSALTWAARAGDVAACAVLLRAGADANTAGMYCWTPLLQATHGNHFEIVQMLLEHKPNVNALDKDGYTALAIACKEGYYDIALALINSGAYINVQDQSKDTPLIHAVKGGHKNIVEALLKKHVDVDLPGKEKKTPVYTATEKGHVSILKLLLASNPDLEHSTVTGDTPLMRAVRSRHAEMVQLLLERKARVNVADVRGDTALHIAMRARSKQIVEILLRNPKHSQLLYKPNKLNETPYNIDMSYNKTILGQIFGARKLNTNEDNENMLGYELYSAALADMLSEPSLSVPITVGLYARWGSGKSFLLNKLKEEMKNFARQWSETGWAWSWAVSWGAWHVALSVAAITAVSGAPPYVAVGLCFALFALIYIGLYILWYTGNKYEWWWAGGVLSALGRKFSSLLLALQVVFCHPPGPNDPRALPATPIRFHFTEGMKSGGGQEGDAMVVQMIASLGEALECQYGRVCTRLARAFRPKPVSSTSGWKWRRVCCIPHIVTFELCFTCILVGLCVLIMYLTDREVDPQRRDIQQGLMIGACAVSGAALLANLYTCGRVLAALAQPPRARLARATKKPAHAHAPTLALRPEVQALTHVVSCLDAFTGQQTRLVVVVDALDSCEQEKVLALLNAVYALCSDPKSPFILLLAIDPHIISKAVEINSRRAFSESNIGGWDYLRNMVQLPFYLQNSALRRVKTAQQTAARRMQVITSDDFSTSLQRSVSARRLSSTSELMSSQERIKGQAARERRLRPSESVASSVASGLHRGATGAAGAGAADLNRVLLTDDYFSDVNPRSMRRLMNVLYVTGRLLKAFQIEFNWYQLASWVNLTEQWPFRTSWIIYHHETYEEHIDDSTSLKHIYEKVKPLMSGLREASTLMELDRDERKLEVFLSFHRATLTAADLKIFLPFTINLDPYIKKLIKEEQMQSGVEEDAGAGGAAGVMWGQPHSRQPHSKLFPRKHRSSPPTQPAAAGPVPPQPMWVGWANTGTGFVPQPLNPQHFPQPQFTPQQPAMNPFHMIRTAFPAMTDVPNIRLSTLSVERVCSMVREALGAGGQAAAEALQRHNVCGLVLAVCKLQDLEPILELPFGDWELFKLLIVNLRELEANMPSTVPAVAVMSEKSAEVEIDSTAKPRHTLETQRSRPSNVEKQVTLEEQMICGALQTLNEEALEDVLQSEPPSHPDEESTLQLRLPASQCGTPAGSPRALRRDPSILKGGSFRRRPPGDPPAVTFNVENEDDSDDDGQITFSARPRHSTRVQDVPRRAAPPPRSRPSSLLVADDAPAAPPPRSLSVEDSTRTGSPILDLKLRGLRRTAEMLRKVSSAERLTRLRDKIMSRGGGSRDRSPPRDEASDDESAPLVSPPGGPAPVAVPAVASPGPPSEASTLAGAAGSGSAELSPRSDVTELESPRDVGAAFDLLPGDKGAGGEARGGRLRRADSSGSLGNMVEPYNLRLLAHGTVDSARALWRQDALDAGPPWPWDEPDSAV, via the exons ATGTCGCTCCACCCGCAGCTGCCCGATGCCTCTACCAGCGGGGATAACGAATACGTTCACATACGATGCCTCATTGCAAACATACACAAACAGAAAAATGTGGCGCGCCCGCCCTCTGCCACTCCGTCGCTGGAGATGGTGTTGGAATCACCGACATCCTCAGATACAGAGCAGAGTGTCACTGAGTCAGAAAGATCAGAAGCTGTGTCGACTGAAGATGTGATGCGCACGCCGCCACCCCGCGCCAAGAGCAACAGCATTGCAGGCTCCATGCTGGCTCCTCCTAAGATGCACAAGCGGCGGCGGCCGTCGTTCCTGCACCTGCAGGTGGGGCCGGGCGAGCACGACGGGCCGCACTCGGCCGGGGTGCACCTCAACGTGCCGCGCTTCACCGTCACGGCGCCCCCGGGGGAGCAGCGCCGGTTCAGCCACGGCTTTCCGTTCCCCGGTTTCGCGCTACGAAGACATTCTAACACG AGCCTGCACCGCAGCGAGTCCATGGTATCGCTGGCGTGCTTCAGGACGCTCTCTCAGCTCGTCAACAGCGACAACCTGGCAGAACTACAGCAGTACCTCGCGAACAACAAGAATGTCACCATCGACGACAAAGATGAG AACGGCACAACAGCGCTCATGTGTGCGAGTGAGAACGGCCGGGTGTCTGCGGTACGAATGTTGCTGGCAGCCGGCGCGGACGCAGCAGCCGCAGACGCAGACGGTTGGACACCGCTGGCGTTTGCGGCCCGCGGTGGACACCTTTCTATAGCTAAGGAGCTGTTAGATGCTGGCGCCAAGGTGGACTCGAGAGATTGC GGTGGATGGACGCCATTACTATGGGCTTCGTACAAGGGCCACGAAGAGATTGTGGCGTTGCTGCTAGAGAAGGGAGCTGATGTTCACGCTCACGGCAATTATAACATCAA CTCTCTAGTATGGGCTGCAGGCCGCAAGCATAGCGGCGTGGTCCAACGCCTGTTGGCGGCGGGCGCTCGGCCCAACTCCTGCGACAAGTACGCCACGTCGGCGCTGACGTGGGCTGCAAGGGCGGGTGACGTCGCCGCTTGCGCAGTGCTGTTGAGAGCGGGGGCCGATGCTAACACTGCGGGAATGTATTGCTGGACCCCGCTGCTGCAGGCTACACATG GTAATCACTTCGAGATCGTACAAATGCTATTGGAACACAAGCCAAACGTGAACGCGTTAGACAAGGACGGCTACACGGCTCTAGCCATCGCATGTAAAGAGGGCTACTACGATATCGCTTTGGCACTTATTAACTCCGGCGCTTATATTAACGTGCAG GACCAATCAAAAGACACGCCTCTAATCCACGCAGTGAAGGGTGGCCATAAGAACATAGTAGAAGCTTTGCTAAAGAAACACGTTGATGTGGACCTACCGGGGAAAGAAAAGAAGACTCCAGTCTACACTGCCACGGAGAAGGGCCATGTTTCAATACTCAAACTGCTGCTGGCTTCCAATCCTGATCTCGAACATAGCACTGTG ACTGGCGACACGCCACTGATGCGAGCGGTGCGGTCGCGTCACGCGGAGATGGTACAGCTACTGCTGGAGCGCAAGGCGCGGGTCAACGTTGCCGACGTCCGGGGCGACACCGCGCTGCATATCGCTATGAGAGCTCGCTCTAAG CAAATTGTAGAAATCCTCCTTCGCAATCCGAAGCACAGTCAACTTCTGTACAAACCGAACAAACTCAACGAGACTCCTTACAACATAGACATGAGTTACAACAAGACGATACTCGGACAGATCTTTGGGGCCCGGAAACTGAACACGAATGAAGATAACGAGAATATGTTAGGATACGAGTTGTATAGCGCGGCGCTGGCTGACATGCTCTCAGAGCCCAGTCTCTCAGTACCCATCACTGTGGGACTTTACGCGAGGTGGGGATCCGGAAAATCATTTTTGCTCAATAAACTTAAAG AGGAGATGAAGAACTTCGCTCGTCAGTGGAGCGAGACGGGGTGGGCGTGGTCGTGGGCGGTGTCGTGGGGGGCGTGGCACGTGGCTTTGTCTGTAGCTGCTATTACTGCGGTGTCGGGAGCTCCGCCCTACGTCGCTGTAGGCCTGTGCTTCGCCCTCTTCGCGCTTATTTATATAGGCTTGTATATACTCTGGTACACTGGAAATAA ATATGAATGGTGGTGGGCCGGCGGCGTCCTGTCGGCGTTAGGTCGTAAGTTCAGTTCTCTACTGTTGGCGCTGCAAGTCGTGTTCTGTCACCCACCGGGTCCCAACGATCCGAGGGCATTGCCAGCTACTCCAATAAG ATTCCACTTCACGGAAGGCATGAAGAGCGGCGGCGGTCAGGAAGGCGATGCGATGGTCGTACAAATGATCGCGAGTTTGGGCGAGGCTCTGGAGTGTCAGTACGGACGGGTGTGCACCAGGCTAGCCAGGGCTTTCAGACCTAAGCCTGTGTCTTCTACTTCTGGGTGGAA ATGGCGCCGAGTATGCTGTATTCCTCACATTGTCACGTTTGAGCTGTGTTTTACTTGTATACTTGTTGGACTGTGTGtacttattatgtacttaactGACCGCGAGGTGGACCCGCA ACGTCGCGACATCCAGCAGGGGCTGATGATCGGCGCGTGCGCGGTGAGCGGCGCCGCGCTGCTCGCCAACCTCTACACCTGcggccgcgtgctcgccgcgctCGCGCAGCCCCCAAGGGCAAGGCTAGCGAGGGCTACCAAGAAACCTGCCCATGCGCATGCCCCTACATTAGCGCTGAGGCCTGAGGTACAGGCTCTTACGCATGTG GTGTCATGTCTCGACGCATTCACTGGTCAACAAACACGTCTAGTCGTAGTAGTGGACGCACTTGACAGCTGCGAACAAGAAAAGGTGCTCGCGTTACTGAACGCCGTATACGCGCTGTGTTCAGACCCCAAGAGCCCCTTCATACTGCTGCTGGCTATCGACCCACATATTATTAGCAAG GCAGTGGAAATAAACAGCCGGCGGGCGTTCAGCGAGAGCAACATCGGCGGCTGGGACTATCTGCGCAACATGGTGCAGCTGCCCTTCTATCTGCAGAATTCTGCGCTGCGCAGAGTGAAGACTGCGCAGCAGACTGCGGCGAGGAGGATGCAAGTTATTACTTCTGATGACTTCTCGACGTCGCTGCAGAGATCT GTATCAGCACGGCGCCTCTCATCCACATCAGAGCTCATGTCAAGCCAAGAACGGATCAAAGGTCAAGCTGCCCGAGAACGGCGCCTGCGTCCGTCAGAGTCAGTGGCGTCGTCCGTCGCATCAGGCCTACACCGCGGCGCTACGGGCGCGGCCGGCGCTGGGGCTGCTGATCTTAATAGAGTGCTGCTGACGGACGATTACTTCAGTGATGTCAATCCTAGGAGTATGAGAAGGCTTATGAATGTGCTTTATGTTACTG GTCGTCTTCTAAAGGCATTCCAAATCGAGTTCAACTGGTACCAGCTGGCGTCGTGGGTGAACCTGACGGAACAGTGGCCCTTCCGCACCTCGTGGATCATCTACCACCACGAGACCTATGAAGAACATATCGACGACTCCACTTCACTCAAACATATTTATGAGAA AGTAAAGCCCCTAATGAGCGGTCTCCGCGAAGCCAGCACTCTGATGGAGTTGGACCGCGACGAGCGCAAACTGGAAGTGTTCCTGAGCTTCCACCGCGCCACCCTCACCGCTGCAGACCTCAAGATATTCCTACCGTTTACCATCAACCTCGATCCTTATATTAAGAAGCTCATCAAAG AAGAACAAATGCAAAGTGGCGTAGAAGAAgacgcgggcgcgggcggcgcggccggCGTCATGTGGGGACAGCCGCATTCCCGACAGCCGCACTCCAAGCTATTCCCTAGGAAACAT CGTTCATCCCCCCCGACGCAACCCGCGGCGGCCGGGCCAGTGCCCCCGCAACCCATGTGGGTGGGCTGGGCCAACACGGGCACCGGGTTTGTGCCGCAGCCCCTCAACCCTCAGCACTTCCCGCAGCCGCAGTTCACGCCACAACAACCCGCTATGAACCCCTTCCATATGATTAGGACGGCCTTCCCTGCTATG ACGGACGTGCCAAACATCAGACTATCAACTCTAAGCGTGGAGCGAGTATGCAGCATGGTTCGCGAAGCCCTGGGTGCCGGCGGGCAGGCGGCAGCAGAGGCATTGCAGCGGCACAACGTCTGCGGCCTCGTGCTCGCTGTCTGCAAACTGCAGGACTTGGAACCG ATTTTAGAGTTGCCGTTCGGTGACTGGGAACTGTTCAAGCTACTTATAGTGAATCTCCGAGAGCTGGAAGCTAATATGCCGTCTACTGTTCCCGCGGTTGCAG TGATGTCAGAAAAATCAGCTGAAGTAGAAATCGACTCGACAGCCAAGCCAAGACACACATTGGAGACACAACGCAGCCGACCTTCAAATGTTGAGAAACAG GTAACGTTGGAGGAGCAAATGATCTGCGGCGCGCTACAGACGCTAAACGAGGAGGCGCTCGAGGACGTGCTGCAGTCGGAGCCCCCCTCCCACCCAG ACGAGGAGAGCACTCTACAGCTGCGGCTGCCGGCGTCGCAGTGCGGCACGCCGGCCGGCAGCCCGCGGGCGCTGCGCCGCGACCCCTCCATCCTCAAGGGCGGCAGCTTCCGGCGCCGCCCGCCCGGCGACCCGCCCGCCGTCACCTTCAACGTGGAGAACGAGGACGACTCCGACGACGACGGACAGATCACGTTCAGCGCGCGGCCGCGCCACAGCACGCGCGTGCAGGAcgtgccgcgccgcgccgccccccCGCCCCGCTCGCGCCCCTCCTCGCTGCTGGTGGCCGAcgacgcgcccgccgcgccgccgccgcgctcgctCTCCGTGGAGGACTCCACGCGCACCGGCTCGCCCATCCTCGACCTCAAGCTGCGCGGCCTGCGCCGCACCGCCGAGATGCTGCGCAAGGTCAGCTCCGCCGAGCGCCTCACCCGCCTCCGCGACAAGATCATGTCCCGCGGCGGCGGCTCGCGCGACCGCAGCCCGCCGCGTGACGAGGCCAGCGACGACGAGTCCGCACCGCTCGTGTCGCCCCCGGGCGGCCCGGCCCCCGTGGCCGTGCCGGCTGTCGCGTCGCCTGGACCCCCGTCTGAGGCGTCCACGTTGGCGGGCGCGGCAGGGAGTGGCAGCGCAGAGCTGTCCCCGCGCTCCGACGTGACGGAGCTGGAGTCGCCGCGGGACGTGGGCGCCGCGTTCGACCTGCTGCCGGGCGACAAGGGGGCGGGCGGCGAGGCGCGGGGCGGGCGGCTACGGCGCGCGGACAGCAGCGGCTCGCTGGGCAACATGGTGGAGCCCTACAACCTGCGGCTGCTGGCGCACGGCACGGTGGACAGCGCGCGGGCGCTGTGGCGGCAGGACGCGCTGGACGCGGGCCCGCCCTGGCCGTGGGACGAGCCCGACTCGGCCGTGTGA
- the Arms gene encoding kinase D-interacting substrate of 220 kDa B isoform X4 — MSLHPQLPDASTSGDNEYVHIRCLIANIHKQKNVARPPSATPSLEMVLESPTSSDTEQSVTESERSEAVSTEDVMRTPPPRAKSNSIAGSMLAPPKMHKRRRPSFLHLQVGPGEHDGPHSAGVHLNVPRFTVTAPPGEQRRFSHGFPFPGFALRRHSNTSLHRSESMVSLACFRTLSQLVNSDNLAELQQYLANNKNVTIDDKDENGTTALMCASENGRVSAVRMLLAAGADAAAADADGWTPLAFAARGGHLSIAKELLDAGAKVDSRDCGGWTPLLWASYKGHEEIVALLLEKGADVHAHGNYNINSLVWAAGRKHSGVVQRLLAAGARPNSCDKYATSALTWAARAGDVAACAVLLRAGADANTAGMYCWTPLLQATHGNHFEIVQMLLEHKPNVNALDKDGYTALAIACKEGYYDIALALINSGAYINVQDQSKDTPLIHAVKGGHKNIVEALLKKHVDVDLPGKEKKTPVYTATEKGHVSILKLLLASNPDLEHSTVTGDTPLMRAVRSRHAEMVQLLLERKARVNVADVRGDTALHIAMRARSKQIVEILLRNPKHSQLLYKPNKLNETPYNIDMSYNKTILGQIFGARKLNTNEDNENMLGYELYSAALADMLSEPSLSVPITVGLYARWGSGKSFLLNKLKEEMKNFARQWSETGWAWSWAVSWGAWHVALSVAAITAVSGAPPYVAVGLCFALFALIYIGLYILWYTGNKYEWWWAGGVLSALGRKFSSLLLALQVVFCHPPGPNDPRALPATPIRFHFTEGMKSGGGQEGDAMVVQMIASLGEALECQYGRVCTRLARAFRPKPVSSTSGWKWRRVCCIPHIVTFELCFTCILVGLCVLIMYLTDREVDPQRRDIQQGLMIGACAVSGAALLANLYTCGRVLAALAQPPRARLARATKKPAHAHAPTLALRPEVQALTHVVSCLDAFTGQQTRLVVVVDALDSCEQEKVLALLNAVYALCSDPKSPFILLLAIDPHIISKAVEINSRRAFSESNIGGWDYLRNMVQLPFYLQNSALRRVKTAQQTAARRMQVITSDDFSTSLQRSVSARRLSSTSELMSSQERIKGQAARERRLRPSESVASSVASGLHRGATGAAGAGAADLNRVLLTDDYFSDVNPRSMRRLMNVLYVTGRLLKAFQIEFNWYQLASWVNLTEQWPFRTSWIIYHHETYEEHIDDSTSLKHIYEKVKPLMSGLREASTLMELDRDERKLEVFLSFHRATLTAADLKIFLPFTINLDPYIKKLIKEEQMQSGVEEDAGAGGAAGVMWGQPHSRQPHSKLFPRKHRSSPPTQPAAAGPVPPQPMWVGWANTGTGFVPQPLNPQHFPQPQFTPQQPAMNPFHMIRTAFPAMTDVPNIRLSTLSVERVCSMVREALGAGGQAAAEALQRHNVCGLVLAVCKLQDLEPILELPFGDWELFKLLIVNLRELEANMPSTVPAVAVMSEKSAEVEIDSTAKPRHTLETQRSRPSNVEKQVTLEEQMICGALQTLNEEALEDVLQSEPPSHPGTTASDSRRTAAGPRHVQTRRALYSCGCRRRSAARRPAARGRCAATPPSSRAAASGAARPATRPPSPSTWRTRTTPTTTDRSRSARGRATARACRTCRAAPPPRPARAPPRCWWPTTRPPRRRRARSPWRTPRAPARPSSTSSCAACAAPPRCCARSAPPSASPASATRSCPAAAARATAARRVTRPATTSPHRSCRPRAARPPWPCRLSRRLDPRLRRPRWRARQGVAAQSCPRAPT, encoded by the exons ATGTCGCTCCACCCGCAGCTGCCCGATGCCTCTACCAGCGGGGATAACGAATACGTTCACATACGATGCCTCATTGCAAACATACACAAACAGAAAAATGTGGCGCGCCCGCCCTCTGCCACTCCGTCGCTGGAGATGGTGTTGGAATCACCGACATCCTCAGATACAGAGCAGAGTGTCACTGAGTCAGAAAGATCAGAAGCTGTGTCGACTGAAGATGTGATGCGCACGCCGCCACCCCGCGCCAAGAGCAACAGCATTGCAGGCTCCATGCTGGCTCCTCCTAAGATGCACAAGCGGCGGCGGCCGTCGTTCCTGCACCTGCAGGTGGGGCCGGGCGAGCACGACGGGCCGCACTCGGCCGGGGTGCACCTCAACGTGCCGCGCTTCACCGTCACGGCGCCCCCGGGGGAGCAGCGCCGGTTCAGCCACGGCTTTCCGTTCCCCGGTTTCGCGCTACGAAGACATTCTAACACG AGCCTGCACCGCAGCGAGTCCATGGTATCGCTGGCGTGCTTCAGGACGCTCTCTCAGCTCGTCAACAGCGACAACCTGGCAGAACTACAGCAGTACCTCGCGAACAACAAGAATGTCACCATCGACGACAAAGATGAG AACGGCACAACAGCGCTCATGTGTGCGAGTGAGAACGGCCGGGTGTCTGCGGTACGAATGTTGCTGGCAGCCGGCGCGGACGCAGCAGCCGCAGACGCAGACGGTTGGACACCGCTGGCGTTTGCGGCCCGCGGTGGACACCTTTCTATAGCTAAGGAGCTGTTAGATGCTGGCGCCAAGGTGGACTCGAGAGATTGC GGTGGATGGACGCCATTACTATGGGCTTCGTACAAGGGCCACGAAGAGATTGTGGCGTTGCTGCTAGAGAAGGGAGCTGATGTTCACGCTCACGGCAATTATAACATCAA CTCTCTAGTATGGGCTGCAGGCCGCAAGCATAGCGGCGTGGTCCAACGCCTGTTGGCGGCGGGCGCTCGGCCCAACTCCTGCGACAAGTACGCCACGTCGGCGCTGACGTGGGCTGCAAGGGCGGGTGACGTCGCCGCTTGCGCAGTGCTGTTGAGAGCGGGGGCCGATGCTAACACTGCGGGAATGTATTGCTGGACCCCGCTGCTGCAGGCTACACATG GTAATCACTTCGAGATCGTACAAATGCTATTGGAACACAAGCCAAACGTGAACGCGTTAGACAAGGACGGCTACACGGCTCTAGCCATCGCATGTAAAGAGGGCTACTACGATATCGCTTTGGCACTTATTAACTCCGGCGCTTATATTAACGTGCAG GACCAATCAAAAGACACGCCTCTAATCCACGCAGTGAAGGGTGGCCATAAGAACATAGTAGAAGCTTTGCTAAAGAAACACGTTGATGTGGACCTACCGGGGAAAGAAAAGAAGACTCCAGTCTACACTGCCACGGAGAAGGGCCATGTTTCAATACTCAAACTGCTGCTGGCTTCCAATCCTGATCTCGAACATAGCACTGTG ACTGGCGACACGCCACTGATGCGAGCGGTGCGGTCGCGTCACGCGGAGATGGTACAGCTACTGCTGGAGCGCAAGGCGCGGGTCAACGTTGCCGACGTCCGGGGCGACACCGCGCTGCATATCGCTATGAGAGCTCGCTCTAAG CAAATTGTAGAAATCCTCCTTCGCAATCCGAAGCACAGTCAACTTCTGTACAAACCGAACAAACTCAACGAGACTCCTTACAACATAGACATGAGTTACAACAAGACGATACTCGGACAGATCTTTGGGGCCCGGAAACTGAACACGAATGAAGATAACGAGAATATGTTAGGATACGAGTTGTATAGCGCGGCGCTGGCTGACATGCTCTCAGAGCCCAGTCTCTCAGTACCCATCACTGTGGGACTTTACGCGAGGTGGGGATCCGGAAAATCATTTTTGCTCAATAAACTTAAAG AGGAGATGAAGAACTTCGCTCGTCAGTGGAGCGAGACGGGGTGGGCGTGGTCGTGGGCGGTGTCGTGGGGGGCGTGGCACGTGGCTTTGTCTGTAGCTGCTATTACTGCGGTGTCGGGAGCTCCGCCCTACGTCGCTGTAGGCCTGTGCTTCGCCCTCTTCGCGCTTATTTATATAGGCTTGTATATACTCTGGTACACTGGAAATAA ATATGAATGGTGGTGGGCCGGCGGCGTCCTGTCGGCGTTAGGTCGTAAGTTCAGTTCTCTACTGTTGGCGCTGCAAGTCGTGTTCTGTCACCCACCGGGTCCCAACGATCCGAGGGCATTGCCAGCTACTCCAATAAG ATTCCACTTCACGGAAGGCATGAAGAGCGGCGGCGGTCAGGAAGGCGATGCGATGGTCGTACAAATGATCGCGAGTTTGGGCGAGGCTCTGGAGTGTCAGTACGGACGGGTGTGCACCAGGCTAGCCAGGGCTTTCAGACCTAAGCCTGTGTCTTCTACTTCTGGGTGGAA ATGGCGCCGAGTATGCTGTATTCCTCACATTGTCACGTTTGAGCTGTGTTTTACTTGTATACTTGTTGGACTGTGTGtacttattatgtacttaactGACCGCGAGGTGGACCCGCA ACGTCGCGACATCCAGCAGGGGCTGATGATCGGCGCGTGCGCGGTGAGCGGCGCCGCGCTGCTCGCCAACCTCTACACCTGcggccgcgtgctcgccgcgctCGCGCAGCCCCCAAGGGCAAGGCTAGCGAGGGCTACCAAGAAACCTGCCCATGCGCATGCCCCTACATTAGCGCTGAGGCCTGAGGTACAGGCTCTTACGCATGTG GTGTCATGTCTCGACGCATTCACTGGTCAACAAACACGTCTAGTCGTAGTAGTGGACGCACTTGACAGCTGCGAACAAGAAAAGGTGCTCGCGTTACTGAACGCCGTATACGCGCTGTGTTCAGACCCCAAGAGCCCCTTCATACTGCTGCTGGCTATCGACCCACATATTATTAGCAAG GCAGTGGAAATAAACAGCCGGCGGGCGTTCAGCGAGAGCAACATCGGCGGCTGGGACTATCTGCGCAACATGGTGCAGCTGCCCTTCTATCTGCAGAATTCTGCGCTGCGCAGAGTGAAGACTGCGCAGCAGACTGCGGCGAGGAGGATGCAAGTTATTACTTCTGATGACTTCTCGACGTCGCTGCAGAGATCT GTATCAGCACGGCGCCTCTCATCCACATCAGAGCTCATGTCAAGCCAAGAACGGATCAAAGGTCAAGCTGCCCGAGAACGGCGCCTGCGTCCGTCAGAGTCAGTGGCGTCGTCCGTCGCATCAGGCCTACACCGCGGCGCTACGGGCGCGGCCGGCGCTGGGGCTGCTGATCTTAATAGAGTGCTGCTGACGGACGATTACTTCAGTGATGTCAATCCTAGGAGTATGAGAAGGCTTATGAATGTGCTTTATGTTACTG GTCGTCTTCTAAAGGCATTCCAAATCGAGTTCAACTGGTACCAGCTGGCGTCGTGGGTGAACCTGACGGAACAGTGGCCCTTCCGCACCTCGTGGATCATCTACCACCACGAGACCTATGAAGAACATATCGACGACTCCACTTCACTCAAACATATTTATGAGAA AGTAAAGCCCCTAATGAGCGGTCTCCGCGAAGCCAGCACTCTGATGGAGTTGGACCGCGACGAGCGCAAACTGGAAGTGTTCCTGAGCTTCCACCGCGCCACCCTCACCGCTGCAGACCTCAAGATATTCCTACCGTTTACCATCAACCTCGATCCTTATATTAAGAAGCTCATCAAAG AAGAACAAATGCAAAGTGGCGTAGAAGAAgacgcgggcgcgggcggcgcggccggCGTCATGTGGGGACAGCCGCATTCCCGACAGCCGCACTCCAAGCTATTCCCTAGGAAACAT CGTTCATCCCCCCCGACGCAACCCGCGGCGGCCGGGCCAGTGCCCCCGCAACCCATGTGGGTGGGCTGGGCCAACACGGGCACCGGGTTTGTGCCGCAGCCCCTCAACCCTCAGCACTTCCCGCAGCCGCAGTTCACGCCACAACAACCCGCTATGAACCCCTTCCATATGATTAGGACGGCCTTCCCTGCTATG ACGGACGTGCCAAACATCAGACTATCAACTCTAAGCGTGGAGCGAGTATGCAGCATGGTTCGCGAAGCCCTGGGTGCCGGCGGGCAGGCGGCAGCAGAGGCATTGCAGCGGCACAACGTCTGCGGCCTCGTGCTCGCTGTCTGCAAACTGCAGGACTTGGAACCG ATTTTAGAGTTGCCGTTCGGTGACTGGGAACTGTTCAAGCTACTTATAGTGAATCTCCGAGAGCTGGAAGCTAATATGCCGTCTACTGTTCCCGCGGTTGCAG TGATGTCAGAAAAATCAGCTGAAGTAGAAATCGACTCGACAGCCAAGCCAAGACACACATTGGAGACACAACGCAGCCGACCTTCAAATGTTGAGAAACAG GTAACGTTGGAGGAGCAAATGATCTGCGGCGCGCTACAGACGCTAAACGAGGAGGCGCTCGAGGACGTGCTGCAGTCGGAGCCCCCCTCCCACCCAG GCACCACAGCGAGCGACTCGCGTCGGACCGCAGCGGGTCCGCGTCATGTGCAG ACGAGGAGAGCACTCTACAGCTGCGGCTGCCGGCGTCGCAGTGCGGCACGCCGGCCGGCAGCCCGCGGGCGCTGCGCCGCGACCCCTCCATCCTCAAGGGCGGCAGCTTCCGGCGCCGCCCGCCCGGCGACCCGCCCGCCGTCACCTTCAACGTGGAGAACGAGGACGACTCCGACGACGACGGACAGATCACGTTCAGCGCGCGGCCGCGCCACAGCACGCGCGTGCAGGAcgtgccgcgccgcgccgccccccCGCCCCGCTCGCGCCCCTCCTCGCTGCTGGTGGCCGAcgacgcgcccgccgcgccgccgccgcgctcgctCTCCGTGGAGGACTCCACGCGCACCGGCTCGCCCATCCTCGACCTCAAGCTGCGCGGCCTGCGCCGCACCGCCGAGATGCTGCGCAAGGTCAGCTCCGCCGAGCGCCTCACCCGCCTCCGCGACAAGATCATGTCCCGCGGCGGCGGCTCGCGCGACCGCAGCCCGCCGCGTGACGAGGCCAGCGACGACGAGTCCGCACCGCTCGTGTCGCCCCCGGGCGGCCCGGCCCCCGTGGCCGTGCCGGCTGTCGCGTCGCCTGGACCCCCGTCTGAGGCGTCCACGTTGGCGGGCGCGGCAGGGAGTGGCAGCGCAGAGCTGTCCCCGCGCTCCGACGTGA